The nucleotide window ttgaaaaatagtaaTGATAAAAGAAGAAGTATAACcttaatttgaataaagtaGGAAACATTTATATCTCATACCTTCTCCCAATAAAGCGgtacaaatactaataaaaacaattaaaatggtATCTGCCcacatattaatataaaatatatattaaatactatttaaattatttaaacatgtagTGGATGTACTACTATGTTGGAATTCCTCATTTGATATTAAGCTTGGAACAGCTGTGAATGGGTACGaaataattttcgtttttatctttaaaaatcgaacaaatttatcaaaaaaatagTAATGGAAGGATGTTTCTTACTTGTACCAAATTGTGGGAAGAAAAAACTCTGCATTTAAATGTGTGGGCTTTTGTtataaagattttatttcacaataaatattccttgcgttattcaataattttattcgccgTTATCTCTCTTCTAAAACTATGttgataaacaattttatttttaacacataACCGTAAAAAGGTACAATATATACATAcgatatataataattgttacaaaTGAGTTCTTGCACGAAACGGTTCTCGACACgacatacatatgtatttaatattttagaagtaattaaaaaatactgaTTCCCGCAATTAAAATTTACGCATGAAGAAACAAACGTTGCACTTTCTACTGTTAACATTGCATACAAGATATGCATCACATAATACTTTTGGTCACGTAAATGGTATAAGGAAGCATCTACATATTTTTACTGGACACATATTCGTAAATTTATGTAGATAAAAAAGACATTTATAACATATTGTGCTACCATTAAGagtcaatataatattttgtcataaatattatttacttttatcattACTTTTAACATTGCTATCAGTCGCTAAACCCATCTAGCTTCTTCTCAAGTTGGCCGATAATGTCCTCGgttgttaaacattttctaatttcaaaaCCAAGAGCAGCGCCTAATGGTGGCGGTACAGCATTTCCAATTTGGCGATGCTTGTCAAGTATGTTTCCATAAAAGCGGAAGGAATCTGGAAAACCTTGTGATCTGGCGCATTCTCTTACGCTTACAACTCTGGTTTGTTCAGGATGTAAAACGCGACCTTGTTTGCCCATAGGTTCAGGATTAGTAATTGTAGTACCGAAGAAACCATCCCATTCCAATCTCCCGTACAATCCTGCCCAGTGGTTATGGCGATTTCCAGTATGGGGTAAACACCATGGGATTAAAGTATTATATTGCCTATCCATTGAGTCACAACCTTTGCCTGCACAACAGCTACATACACCACGAAATGCTCCGGTAGAACTCTTACCAGCCTTTTTGTCGTGATGGGTATATTCCCTGCAATTGGAATAATTATTCACAACATTATATTTCACTTCGTTAAACAGATATGAATCTTACAATTATTCACTTACAATTTTTTCGAATACGTTCCATCACTTAAACGTACTGCAATGTTTGGTAAATCTCGCCAATCGGATCCACTTGCGATTGGAATGTGTGCTATTCGTGCCTCGACTAAAGGTGCCATATCTTTGCAAATGTGATCTCGCAATATTGCATCCGGTTCTTTAGGTCTTACctaaaaaataaagagaaaaatacgTTCATTAGAGAACATTTATAACTTATGAATGATTTGTCCTTACTTTTCTTTGAAAGTGAGAGATCGGTTCATCCCCATAGGCCATTTCTTCTTTATTCCAACCGTTTCTAATATTAGGTAAATCAGACATTGCGTCGCGGACGCTAATCGTCCTATACGGTGCTGATTCTGTCCAATCGCAATTAGATGAATActatgaaacaaaagaaaaagaacatttCTAAGtttatacagcaaaattattttcgtacGGTCCTGACGATAACTTAcctttttattatcaacaataACGCTTAATTGACACGCCCGTTTGCTGAAAACGTGGGTTGGTTCCGGGTATTTTGGCAGTATTTCCCCAGGCGCAGCAGCCAATATTATTAATCTAAAtccgtaaaaataaataattaaatgctaCTCAGAACGCACGTGTAGTTTATAGGAATTAACTGTACACACCTCCTTCTAGTTTGCGGAATACCATAATTTCCAGCTTGTAAAATACCAAATGTACATTGGTAACCCATTCGAACGAGACATCTCAATGTCAATTTAAGAACCATACTTCTTTTAAAGGAAACGAAGTTCCTTACATTCTCCATAATAAAGTATTTCGGTCTATAATAATCACAATAAGACAAACACGACACCACTAACGAAttcttaaataatgaatattgccGTGAATTGAAACGGTTCATGCCGCTGAAACCTTGGCATGGCGGTCCACCGCATAATAATTCTACTTCCCCTTTCTGAGGCAAACGTTGACCATTGTTATCGCAAAGCTCACCCTACAAAGAACATACGCCCATTTCAGACACAATTTTGTGCGCATTGTTTCTGACTGTCTGTAAATTTCACTTACATTCATAACTTTTCGTAAAAGCACATTACAGTCCTCGCAAAATACAGTTGTATCAGGATTATTGAGCCTGTATGCACACGCGGCTGGTTCTTCTCTTTCAATCGCCCAACGGTTATCTACGATACCAGCTTGTCGTAATCCCTCGGATAATCCTACAACGTAACATTTTGATTAGAAATAAAGCTTAAATAAACTGCATGACTTTAATATTTATACCAACCGCCACAACCAGCAAACACGTctaatgttttcaatttttttggcACACTACAATAATTTACTGGTTTATCAATCATTTTCTTAGCGTCACtgttttctaagtttttattCTTGCACTTCGATTTTCCTTTCCCCTTCCCTGGCTTTCCAATACTCATAGCGCGATTCGGCGGATCAACAAATGTCTTTTCTGACGCGTTATATGCTTGAGAAAAGTAAAAACGATTCGGGCCACCGGCAGTCCATTCCTCCGCAGACTCGTCTAGATTCTCTGAATATgctaaataacatttacttgCCACTTCCGAGAACTTCACATCACAAACTGtaaaaatgaaatggaaattcTTAGTTTCCCTGTTCCGTTTCATGGAATTAAAGGTGTTAAATCATTTTACCTTCATCACTCCAATATACCATATTAAGATCAACTTGTTGCATCAGTGTGAGCCCTTTGTGTGTGTTTTCTGGTCGATACATCTTGTTTATCTTAATCCATATATCGGACGAAGCGACTAATTTATTATTGGTTTTCGCATATATTGCATTAATATAACCAATATGAAATGGTTCAGGTGTATCGTAGTTCGAACCCTTCACGTGGTCTGAAGATTTCCTATAGTATTCCGGATACATGTCCTCATCTACCTTTCCTCTTTTCATCTTTGAACTAATGTGATATGTAGATGTGTATTTGTATTTCAAAGCAGTAGGTGATAAAAATACGGCAGAACCAACTCTAAATTCTTCtcctttatattttacaacgcTGTATGTTACTTCTTTGCTactcttctcttcttctttgtcGAAGacctgtattaaatatttattttgtattagaaatcaaatatatgatCAAAGGagacttcaattttattttcttttttatacctTTGGCGTGTAATAGCATTGTAACGTTGTAAAACGCACACAAGCTGGACAAAATCGATGTTCAACTTCTTTTCGTTGGCAGACAGGATCTGGAGGAGGATCTTCGAAACGTGCTGTTTCAGGAGTATATCGTTTTTGATAGAAAAACGTTCTTCcatctttattttgtatttcgtcTTCTGGTAATAAATCTGCGTTTCCTGAAAGGTTTTCAATGTTCAGTAATTAATGTGCCAggatttctgtaataataaaacgaaaagtAGTTACCTAGTTCATTCCAGTTCGCTGGACTAGCTTTGTAAATGACAGTGGCTTTAGATTTTACTGAAGTAAAAGGTACATTATCACATTCGTCGAGTAAAAATACTTCTAATGGGTCCGATGTTTCACCGAGTACAGTGTCACTGCCTCTTCTGAACCAATTCGCGTGACATAATTTTGCCCCATTTCTATCTTCCCAcatatacatgactttggctatTTGCAGTGGTACGGTTGGATCGTTTGATTCGATTAGtacataatcatttatttttatctcttcATCAACAACCATAACTGACTtataaaatgttcttctccCATCATCTACGATAGGTTCTCCCATCCATGTGATCTCCTTTTCAACGTGTTTGAATTCTTTCAGGATCATTTTTTGGGtaattttcgtattttctaTTAGCGTGTCATTGAGCTCGTCATCTTCTTGATCCGAATCATCAGCTTCCTACAAGTTACAGGATTATGAAATTCATCTGTTTTACACATTTAAACAGttgcaaatttttattaaatttcattacttGAATAGCCATGTTTGGACACCTTCTTCTATTACAAGCTTGTTTGCTCTTCCCAGATCCACCAAACTTGATCATGTCTTTGCAGGCAGAACACACCCCACAATCTGGTTGTTGGCAAGTTTCACAAACACCACACCTATGTCTCTTAGGACCCTatttaacaaaactttatatttagtgtgtttatttcatttattataaaagaatgtCTGATACTCACAGATACATCTTTTTCATTGTTTGTAGCCAATTGGTCAGAAAAAAAGGTCTCAAACATATTTTTAACTAATTTTGTCGTTGTAGCTTTCGTCCAaccaattcttttatttttttgatCTCTTGGCTGCATCCTACGTAATGCGATTcgtttatttaatgttacacCTGCAAGTGTTACTAATGCTCGCATACATGGACTTGTAATTAATAAAGGATCTTCAGGTCTTGCTGATGCGTCGAAGGAAATTACTTGATCACAGATAAACTGAGCATATCTTAACAAAGAATCTTCCGTAAATCTAGATAGTCCCTTCGGTGGAACTATAGtctgaaaaaattttaaattttttaaaatattcaattttaaatattcctgATATTTCACCTCTCATGGAACTTACCTGTAACTTATTCAATAAATCTTCGTACGTAGGATTAATCTCATCCAATAAGAATTCTATAACTATTTTGCTCATATAAATCTTTTCTTTTACTGAATCCATGAATGGTACATATGCTTCTGCAGGTTCCATCAATATGTATTCCGCAAATGCAGTGGTAAATCCTACAAGAGCTAGTTCACCGCCATCAAAACCCGACACCCACCATTCATTTATTGGTCCCATATCTTTAGTAGGCACACCTCCTTCTGGACATGCATTTTCTTCGTAAATAGGTTTCATATAACcagaaaaataaagtattacatTCTTTTCAACCAGACCAGTATCAAAAGCACACAAATGTCCATTTTTATCATACACACTGCAAATAAAAAGgtaaattaacatatttttaacatgtaatgtaattttattagcaGTAAAGAATTTATGCTTGTTATTCATTAAATGATATAAAGTCACTTACCAAAAGTCTGTTAACTTATTTTGTGGTCTTTCATCACCCTCATAAACTGTAGCTTCCTCTCCTGTGAATAAAGATAACTTAGGATCTGTTAATGCGATAAGTTCTTCCACTGCCCCGTTAGGATGTCCTGGATATATCTTTAAATCaggattgtttattttttgacaACAATATTCACACTTTTGATGAACATTAATAGGTTTTTGATGTATGGGGGGTTTTGATTCATCTACGTTTACGTTGTATTCCTCTGTTTTAGTTTTCTTAAGAGTATTGCTTTCAAAATCATCGCTCGTCTCTATCTGTTCATgattttgttcattttcaaaCTTAACacgattttctaatatttcatccTTTTGCTCCAGCATCGGAGCCTTGGCTTCCGATTCTTCAGTTGCAttgctttttcttttaataggttttttaaattgattcttCTGTTTAGGCGATCCAGTTTTAGTGGCATTTCCATTAACTCTATGCAAACTTGTAACATCTGCGTTTATATACTTTCCACTGCGAAGTTTCTTTCTATCTTTATTTGATTCTGGAAGCATTATAGCTTCGTTCACTGgtgaaaaatcaatttatatatattaaaaatggtgatttttacaattatttttaaataatatgtaagaTATATACCTGTATTCTTATTCTCCTTATTAACATGCTCATTTAAGGGTATTCGACGCCTTTCCGTATCTTCAATCTGTGTTTGTTTTTCTGTCTCGTAGCTCTCTGTGTTTCCAGTGATAGCCGATATCATGTTGAATAAACTCTAATATATTTACTGAATCCTCTAAGAATAATCTATCGTTCCACCCGAGATACGAACTCCTTACATCTAAGCAGTAACAATTCTAATAGGaatgtatttgtaatattagagataattACAAATGAACACGTTTTCCCATATTTTCACGAAAGCATTACACACATGCAAGTAACAGGACATGTACGCTGATGGTGTACCGCCAAAATCTTTCAAAGCCTGT belongs to Nomia melanderi isolate GNS246 chromosome 12, iyNomMela1, whole genome shotgun sequence and includes:
- the LOC116431910 gene encoding DNA (cytosine-5)-methyltransferase PliMCI, translated to MISAITGNTESYETEKQTQIEDTERRRIPLNEHVNKENKNTVNEAIMLPESNKDRKKLRSGKYINADVTSLHRVNGNATKTGSPKQKNQFKKPIKRKSNATEESEAKAPMLEQKDEILENRVKFENEQNHEQIETSDDFESNTLKKTKTEEYNVNVDESKPPIHQKPINVHQKCEYCCQKINNPDLKIYPGHPNGAVEELIALTDPKLSLFTGEEATVYEGDERPQNKLTDFCVYDKNGHLCAFDTGLVEKNVILYFSGYMKPIYEENACPEGGVPTKDMGPINEWWVSGFDGGELALVGFTTAFAEYILMEPAEAYVPFMDSVKEKIYMSKIVIEFLLDEINPTYEDLLNKLQTIVPPKGLSRFTEDSLLRYAQFICDQVISFDASARPEDPLLITSPCMRALVTLAGVTLNKRIALRRMQPRDQKNKRIGWTKATTTKLVKNMFETFFSDQLATNNEKDVSGPKRHRCGVCETCQQPDCGVCSACKDMIKFGGSGKSKQACNRRRCPNMAIQEADDSDQEDDELNDTLIENTKITQKMILKEFKHVEKEITWMGEPIVDDGRRTFYKSVMVVDEEIKINDYVLIESNDPTVPLQIAKVMYMWEDRNGAKLCHANWFRRGSDTVLGETSDPLEVFLLDECDNVPFTSVKSKATVIYKASPANWNELGNADLLPEDEIQNKDGRTFFYQKRYTPETARFEDPPPDPVCQRKEVEHRFCPACVRFTTLQCYYTPKVFDKEEEKSSKEVTYSVVKYKGEEFRVGSAVFLSPTALKYKYTSTYHISSKMKRGKVDEDMYPEYYRKSSDHVKGSNYDTPEPFHIGYINAIYAKTNNKLVASSDIWIKINKMYRPENTHKGLTLMQQVDLNMVYWSDEVCDVKFSEVASKCYLAYSENLDESAEEWTAGGPNRFYFSQAYNASEKTFVDPPNRAMSIGKPGKGKGKSKCKNKNLENSDAKKMIDKPVNYCSVPKKLKTLDVFAGCGGLSEGLRQAGIVDNRWAIEREEPAACAYRLNNPDTTVFCEDCNVLLRKVMNGELCDNNGQRLPQKGEVELLCGGPPCQGFSGMNRFNSRQYSLFKNSLVVSCLSYCDYYRPKYFIMENVRNFVSFKRSMVLKLTLRCLVRMGYQCTFGILQAGNYGIPQTRRRLIILAAAPGEILPKYPEPTHVFSKRACQLSVIVDNKKYSSNCDWTESAPYRTISVRDAMSDLPNIRNGWNKEEMAYGDEPISHFQRKVRPKEPDAILRDHICKDMAPLVEARIAHIPIASGSDWRDLPNIAVRLSDGTYSKKLEYTHHDKKAGKSSTGAFRGVCSCCAGKGCDSMDRQYNTLIPWCLPHTGNRHNHWAGLYGRLEWDGFFGTTITNPEPMGKQGRVLHPEQTRVVSVRECARSQGFPDSFRFYGNILDKHRQIGNAVPPPLGAALGFEIRKCLTTEDIIGQLEKKLDGFSD